The following proteins come from a genomic window of Coffea arabica cultivar ET-39 chromosome 11c, Coffea Arabica ET-39 HiFi, whole genome shotgun sequence:
- the LOC113718997 gene encoding zinc finger protein 4, with protein sequence MKAPTINLESEEDSEVSSQVASNISTQEVSPGPSKESITSSPSLTHSLDLERDPRPVTLDLTLGFNSSDTDSKGVGENNGEVFPHPPTPGVSRVFSCNYCRRKFYSSQALGGHQNAHKRERTLAKRAMRMNMLSDRYASLASLPLHGSAFRSLGIEAHASVHQPIMSSDRPLHAIRGGAKFEQGYFGMPVYMEDDEVEMYWPGSFRQVEGVASSLALNSGQSSSINFVAVAPPPRTDSSTPDLNLKL encoded by the coding sequence ATGAAGGCGCCAACTATTAACCTTGAATCTGAAGAGGATTCTGAGGTGAGCAGTCAAGTTGCCTCCAACATATCCACCCAAGAAGTCTCTCCTGGTCCTTCGAAGGAGAGCATTACTTCTTCACCGTCTCTCACACACTCACTTGATCTAGAAAGGGATCCAAGGCCAGTTACTCTTGACTTGACTCTTGGCTTCAACAGCAGTGATACTGATTCAAAGGGTGTTGGTGAGAATAATGGTGAAGTATTTCCCCATCCTCCAACTCCAGGAGTGTCCAGGGTATTCTCCTGTAACTATTGTAGGCGCAAGTTCTATAGCTCGCAGGCATTAGGCGGTCATCAAAATGCACACAAGAGGGAGAGGACACTTGCAAAGAGGGCCATGCGGATGAATATGTTATCAGATCGCTATGCCAGCTTGGCATCTCTTCCCCTTCATGGATCTGCATTTCGGTCCTTGGGCATTGAAGCTCATGCTTCGGTGCACCAACCAATTATGTCATCAGATAGGCCTCTCCATGCAATAAGAGGCGGAGCAAAGTTTGAACAAGGTTATTTTGGTATGCCAGTGTATATGGAAGATGATGAAGTAGAAATGTACTGGCCTGGCAGTTTCCGACAAGTTGAAGGAGTTGCCAGCAGTCTGGCTTTGAATTCTGGGCAAAGTTCCAGCATCAATTTTGTAGCAGTGGCACCACCGCCTAGAACAGACTCATCAACACCTGATCTAAATTTGAAACTTTGA
- the LOC140003940 gene encoding stellacyanin-like gives MENVFLVSVAIILGFALTCSGTVYTVGDSSGWDISTDVDTWSKDKIFQVGDVLLFQYSSYHSVSEVTQPNYEGCNTTNVLQTSSNGNTSIPLKNPGDRYFVCGNRLHCLGGMKLHVHVQDDRAPSPASAPEAEAGGSLPPGSTKNNNPPSSAIFNRVGKVDLLFHGILGLVLCIICCGVV, from the exons ATGGAGAACGTCTTCCTAGTTTCAGTTGCCATAATCTTGGGCTTTGCATTAACATGTTCAGGAACTGTGTATACCGTGGGCGATAGTTCTGGCTGGGATATTAGTACAGATGTTGATACATGGTCGAAGGACAAGATTTTTCAAGTTGGAGATGTTCTAT TGTTTCAATATTCATCTTACCACAGTGTAAGCGAGGTAACGCAGCCAAATTacgaggggtgcaacacgaccAATGTACTACAAACGAGTAGTAATGGGAACACATCAATCCCTTTGAAGAATCCTGGTGACAGATACTTTGTCTGTGGAAACAGGTTACACTGTCTGGGAGGAATGAAACTTCATGTACACGTACAAGATGATCGAGCCCCATCACCAGCATCTGCACCTGAAGCAGAGGCAGGGGGGTCCCTTCCCCCTGGTTCTACTAAGAACAATAACCCTCCCAGTTCAGCCATTTTCAACCGAGTTGGGAAGGTTGATTTGCTTTTTCATGGCATTTTGGGGCTTGTATTGTGTATTATTTGTTGTGGTGTCGTGTGA